CAACCTGATGTAGAGCGTAAAATGTAGGGGCACGGCATGCCGTGCCCCTACTACTGCAAGATACACCATGTCGGCACCCATCGAACCAATGCTATAATATCCCCCAGCAAACCGATGACAAAAGATACAAAGCAGACCTTCCGGTAGTATAGTTCACGTTCTGATCGTCAGTCTCCACTCGTTCGTTAAGACGACTAAGCATTCGTTGGAGCACATGCTATGCAAGCGTATGATAAGGGTTTTGCCAAAGTATACGATCTGAGGTGGTCTGGTTTTGCCAGGCAGGTCGCTCCGCTTATCCTTGATTTCTACGCCGCTACACCGATTGCTCAAGAGAACAAAACTGTTCTTGATCTCTGCTGCGGTACCGGTCATCTGGCGGTACACTTTCTTGCCAGGGGATATCGGGTTGTGGGGCTTGATCTATCAGACCATATGCTGCACTACGCCAGGGAGCATGCCCGCCAGTATATTCAAACCGGTCAGGCCACCTTCATCCAGGGTGATGCGAGCAATTTTACGTTAGATGAGCGTTTCGGGTTGGTTGTTTCTACCTTTGATTCGCTCAATCATCTCGAACATGAACAGGCACTGTACCGGTGCTTCCAATGCGTCTACGCCGTATGCGATGGTTATTTCATTTTTGACTTGAATACACGACGTGGGCTAAAGCGCTGGAATAGCATTCAGGTAGACGACAGCGATGATGATGTCTTGATCATCAATCGCGGTATCTATGATGGCCACAGTGATAAGGCGTGGACAAAGATCACCGGGTTTATTCGATTGCCCGATGGCCGCTACGAGCGATTTGATGAGACCGCGTTTAACACTGTCTTTGACATGGCGAAGGTCCGGGATGCGATGCTCGCTGTTGGCTGGAAAAACGTCTACTTTGCCCGGATTCAAGATTTGCGGACGCCCCTAGACGAACCTGAAAAGGAAGGACGGGTGTTTATCGTTGCCGTTAAGTAGCGTTCTCTGCCGAAAAGACCGTCCGACCGGTGCACGATATAGCGGTAGGCCGTCAGTCGTGCACGTTTTCTTTATCCACAGCACGACCTGTTACAATCACTGCAGGGAGGCCACATGACAGTTTCGCAACCCCAGGGCTTTCTCGCCGTCCCAACCACCGGAAACGGACCTGGCGTATTGGTGCTGCATGCCTGGTGGGGGTTAAATGACACCATCAAGATGTACTGCACACAACTTGCCGGGGCCGGTTTCGTAGCCTTCGCCCCAGACCTTTATCACGGTAAGGTTACCGACAATATCGCCGAGGCGGAAGCTCTTGCCCAGGCGCTCGACGCCAACCATCGCCAGGTCAGGGCCGAGATCGTCCAGGCAACGCGGTTTCTTAGCGAACACGCTGACAAAGCTACCCGTGGCCTGGCAGTGATTGGCTTCTCACTCGGTGCTTACTATGCGCTTGATCTTTCCGCTACTTGTCCGGAATACATTCGTTCCGTCGTCCTCTTCTATGGCACCGGTCTCGCCGATTTCAGTAACTCAAAGGCGGCCTATCTCGGTCACTTTGCCGCGAATGACCCATTTGAACCGCAAGCCAACATCTACAGCCTGGAGGATGCCCTCAAGCAGGCTGGCCGTCCGGTGACGTTCTATCATTACAGTGGCACTGGACACTGGTTCTGTGAACCTGATCGCGATCAGGCGTACAATCCGGCGGCAGCAAGACTGGCCTGGGAGCGAACGCTTCATTTCCTGGAGCGTGGCACGACTGATGACAGTTAAGCTGCCATCGGCGCCTATCTACACCTCGCTTGACTGGAGTGGTTGTTATGCGCATCCAGCACCTGGTGGTTGCGGAAGTTATCCTGCTACACGCTAACTGTCTAACACAGCTACCCTGAACCCGGAATAGGTATCATCCGGCAGCGTTACCCTGAGCTGTTTACACCCTCCAGCAGAGATGGGTTGGGGAAGGAACCAGTGCCCGCCCCTGGCAGGGATGAGTTGGGTGCGCGTCTCGTATACCATCTCCGGTAGCAGCGAACGCATTGCACGCTATCCAAACCACGAGCAGACTACCTGATCGTGGTATACTAAAATACTGAACGCAAAAACGTACT
This genomic window from Chloroflexus aurantiacus J-10-fl contains:
- a CDS encoding dienelactone hydrolase family protein gives rise to the protein MTVSQPQGFLAVPTTGNGPGVLVLHAWWGLNDTIKMYCTQLAGAGFVAFAPDLYHGKVTDNIAEAEALAQALDANHRQVRAEIVQATRFLSEHADKATRGLAVIGFSLGAYYALDLSATCPEYIRSVVLFYGTGLADFSNSKAAYLGHFAANDPFEPQANIYSLEDALKQAGRPVTFYHYSGTGHWFCEPDRDQAYNPAAARLAWERTLHFLERGTTDDS
- a CDS encoding class I SAM-dependent DNA methyltransferase — translated: MQAYDKGFAKVYDLRWSGFARQVAPLILDFYAATPIAQENKTVLDLCCGTGHLAVHFLARGYRVVGLDLSDHMLHYAREHARQYIQTGQATFIQGDASNFTLDERFGLVVSTFDSLNHLEHEQALYRCFQCVYAVCDGYFIFDLNTRRGLKRWNSIQVDDSDDDVLIINRGIYDGHSDKAWTKITGFIRLPDGRYERFDETAFNTVFDMAKVRDAMLAVGWKNVYFARIQDLRTPLDEPEKEGRVFIVAVK